The genomic DNA ACCGAGCGGGTGATGGCCAACATGGCGGCGGTTCTTGACGCTGCCGGCCTGGGGTTCGGTGAGGTGGTCAAAACCACGATCTATCTTGTGGATATGAGCGACTTTGCCGTGGTGAACGGTATCTACGGGCGCTATTTTTCAGGCATATTTCCGGCGCGGGCGACGGTGCAGGTTGCAGCATTACCCAAGGGGGTGGGGGTCGAAATTGAGTGGATCGCTTATTGCAGGAAATAGCTGCTCGGCATAACATGTCTGACGGGCGGCAGATACAAACAGAGGGGCGAACCATAAGGTTCGCCCCTCTGTATTTTATGTGTGAGCTGGCTGTTGAATCAGAGTGCCTTGGTGACAGCCCCGGAGCGGATGCAGCGGGTGCAGACCTTGATGGAACGAACGGTCCCCTTGTCGAGTGCTTTGATCTTCTGCAGGTTGGGGTACCAGACCTTCCGGGTTTTGTTATGAGCATGGCTGACGTTATTGCCGGTCGTCGGTTTTTTTCCGCATATTTCACAAACTCTGGCCATATAGAAACCTCCTGGATGTTTAGAACGCGTATTCTTATCACGCCTTATAGGTATTTGCAACTTTTTTTTGCGCTGTTTTTCCCTTGAATTGTCGAGCCTCGTCTGCGGCAGGGGCGTCAGGTCAGTGGCGTATTTTCCGCTGCAGATGGTTGACCACGCTGACGCCGACCATGATTTCGCCGGTAGCGCCCAGCCCGGGCAGCACCTGCTCTCCGCAACAGTATAGCAGGTGCTCTCCGGCGATAAGGGAACTGGTGGCACCTGGAAATGTTTTTTGCCGCCGGGAACGGTCTTCGCTAACGGCGGCCGGACCAGATTGTATGGCGGCGCGCGGCTCGAAACACAGGGTCGCAAAGGGGAACAGTTCCGAAAGCCGTCCTTCGAGTTGAGCAGCGCCGGAGGTGTCGCTTGCTGGCCCTGTCGCCTGACAATGGACCCGACAACGGCTGCCGGCAGAATCCGGCAGCAGAGTGAGTCGCAAAGGCGGCGAACCGGCGAGGATCAAGACCTGAGCAAGCAGAGGTGAAATCGTGCCATCTGCGATCCGGGCTTCAATGGCAAGAAGGGGATGGTCAACGGTTTCATCGGCTCGGAACTCCCCCGGCAGGAGCCTGTTGGCATCACGGCTGCCGAGAAGAAAGACCTCGGCGGTGCAACGACGACCATTCATGAAAACTGCCTCCCGCAACCTCCGATCCGTAGCCTGGACACTCTTCAGATCAGCCAGCGAGACCTGTTCGCCGTGGAATAGCTCAAAATGGTGCGTCAGCAATACGTTCAGGTCCCTGGCAGAGATGCCCTGATTATTGCCGAAGCCACGCCAGAGCAATGCGCCTTCGGCGACCGACAAATGTTCAATGGGGCGAAGAGCCAGCCCGCTGAAGAGAGTGGAGAGTGCTTGCACCGTCTGAGCTGAATTGCCGCCTTTCAATTTGTTTGCCAGCGGGCGGGCCAGCCTCCCCCAAGTCAGCCCCTTGAGCAGTCTTTTGCGCATAAATTGCCAGCGACTCGCCCAACCCGTTAGCGGCAGTCCTTCGCTTTCCAGTAAAGCGGTTTCGAGTCGCGTGCCTGTACTGTCCAGTTCTCGGA from Desulfuromonadales bacterium includes the following:
- a CDS encoding RidA family protein; translation: MAIEKIETEHAPAAIGPYSQGVRTGDYAFFSGQIPLDPVTGEVVSGDIAVQTERVMANMAAVLDAAGLGFGEVVKTTIYLVDMSDFAVVNGIYGRYFSGIFPARATVQVAALPKGVGVEIEWIAYCRK
- the rpmB gene encoding 50S ribosomal protein L28; its protein translation is MARVCEICGKKPTTGNNVSHAHNKTRKVWYPNLQKIKALDKGTVRSIKVCTRCIRSGAVTKAL